The Anolis carolinensis isolate JA03-04 chromosome 2, rAnoCar3.1.pri, whole genome shotgun sequence genome contains the following window.
AGGAaaggatgtgttgttgaaggttttcatggccgggatcacagggttgttgtatgtcttttgggctgtgtggccatgttccagaagtgacctttcgcccacatctatggcaggcatcctcagaggttgtgaggtatggataaactaggtaaggaaagaaaagaatatatatctgtggagagtccagggtgtggcaagagtcctttgtcactgggaagccagcattaatgtttcagttaatcactctaattagcattggaaaggttttgtctcttgcctgggggcatcctttgttcagtcattagctgccctctgcccccagagtgttggttcccatctactgttttgattttagagttttttaatagtggtagccagattttgttcattttcatggtttcttcctttctgttgaagttgtccacatggttgtggatttcaatggcttctctgtgtagtctgacatgatagttgttggagtggtccagcatttctgtgttctcaaataatatactgtgtccaggctggttcatcaagtattctgctatggctgatttctctggttgaattagtctgcagtgcctttcatgttctttgactcttgtttgggcgctgcgtttggtggtctctatgtagacttgtccacagctgcatggtatccggtagactcctgcagaggagagaggatccctcttgtccttcgctgaccgtagcatttgttggtttTTCTtcatgggtctgtagatagtttgtaggttgtgcttcttcatcagtttgcctatgcggtcagtggttcccttgatgtatggtgaaAACACCTTTCCTccgggtggatctttgtctttactgtcATGGCTtattcttggccttacagctcttctgatgtctgtggtggagtatccattgcctgtagagcccagtttaggtggtttagttcaccttggaggaggtgaggttcacagattctctgtgtaCGGTctgtgcaggagtctaccggataccatgcagctgtggacaagtatacatagggaccaccaaacgcagcacccaaacaagagtcaaagaacatgaaaggcactgcagactaattcaaccagagaaatcagccatagcagagcacttgatgaaccaacctggacacagtatattatttgagaacacagaaatgctggaccactccaacaactatcatgtcagactacacagagaagccattgaaatccacaagcatgtggacaacttcaacagaaaggaagaaaccatgaaaatgaacaaaatctggctaccactattaaaaaactctaaaatcaaaacagtagatgggaaccaacactctgagggcagagggcagctaatgactgaacaaaggatgcccccaggcaagagacaaaacctttccaatgctaattagggtgattaactgaaacattaatgctggcttcccagtgacaaaggactcttgccacaccctggactctccacagataaatattctttccttacctagtttatccatacctcacaacctctgaggatgcctgccatagatgtgggcgaaaggtcaggagagaatacttctggaacatggccacaagcccgaaagacatacaacaaccctacaggaaaggagattccacctgaacacgaggaagaacttcctgactgtgagagctgttcagtagtggaactctctgctccggcgtgtggtggaggctccttccttgggggctttgaaacagaggctggatggccattgacTGTGCTTTTTCTGCCTGGCAGGATGGGTTTGGCCTGGATGGGCCGGGCGGCCTCCTCAGCGCCTATGACGAAGGTTCTTTCCTGGGAAGCACAGAAGCGCCTCTGAAGGCCTCGGCCGCCCCCTTCCTCCGGGGCTGGAGGCCCCGAGTGAGCCTTCCCCCGGGCGGGGGCGGAGGAGGCCGCCCACGGGGCCCTTCCTTCCAGCCCGAGCGGCGAGGCCTTCCCCCAGGCGCCCTTTTTTCGCCTCAGAGGGCGGCGGGGGAAGGCGGGCCTCCCTTTTCCGGGGAAGGCAGGGCCTGCAGCATGGCGGCGGCGGCCTGGCTGCTACTTCTCTTCGCCCTCCTCTTCGGGGCCCCGGCTGGGGAAGCGGCGGCGCCGGGCCTTCCTCAGGACGCGGAGTTCACCTTCCTACTGCCGGCCGGGCGCCGCGAGTGCTTCTACCAGGCCGCGCCGGGCAACGGCTCCATGGAGGTTGAGTACCAGGTGAGGGAAGGAGGCCAAAGGCCGCCGTTATCTGCTGTGGTATTTAGTTTCTTACAGTTGGTCCCCTCCTCCGTGGATACCAAAACCAAGCCCCATTCTCCACAGaactcttcccttcctttgcctgctTTTCTCTTGCTCTTCCTTGCATCCATTCTTCCCCCCTTCTtccatagaattctagagttggaagagacctcgtgggccctccagtctaaccccctgccaagaagcaggaaaattgcattcaaagcacccccaacagatagccatccagcctctgggttgctgtgacttttccactcggcctggccatattccagaagcgttctctcctgacgtttcgcccacatctatggcaggcgctctcagaggttgtgggataaagaagtcttgtctgtttggaacgtgaatgttgcaattggccaccttgattagcattgaatggccttgcagattcgaaccctggctgcttcctgcctgggagaatccaaacacgaatcaaggaatatgaaaggcactgcagaagacagagcagaattcaaaaccatcttaacagactagaagtTCCACAGGGACAaacgcaagatactccactttggcagaaaaaaatggaatgcaaagatacagacgcctggctcgacagcagtacgtgtgaaaaagatcttggagtcctcatggacaacaaattaaacatgagccaacaatgtgatgtgacagctaaaaaagccaatgggattctggcctgcctaaataggggtatagcatctagatccagggaagtcatgctccccctctattctgccttggtcagaccacacctggaatactgtgtccaattcttggcaccgcaattgaagggagatgttgacaagctggaaagcgtccagaggagggcaactaaaatgatcaaaggtctggagaacaagccctatgaggagcggcttaaaaaactgggcatgtttagcctgcagaagagaaggctgagaggagacatgatagccatgtacaaatatgtgaagggaagtcatagggaggagggagcaagcttgttttctgctgccctgcagactaggacgaggaacaatggcttcaaactacattcaaggccagctaacacctcccaacaaaggagtcccccaggcaggaaggagccaagctttgaagctgcaaaggtaTTCAATACTCATCAAgggggccagttgcaacattcacacttgcctcaaacagacaagagttctttctcccaccctggactttccacagatatataaaccccacttgcctagttccaacagacctcacaacctccgaggatgcctgccatagatgtgggcgaaacatcaggagagaacgcttctggaacatagcgttcatacagcccggaaagctcacagcaacccagtgattccggccatgaaagcctttgacaacacatcatccACCCTCTGTATaaaagtctccagagaaggagtctccaccatggagcagagagttccactgctgaacagtagGAAGAGCTATGAGGAAGagtagtgaggaagttcttcctgatgttcaggtggaatctcctttcctgtattttgaagccattgttctgtgtcctagtctccagggcagcagaaaacaagcttgctccctcctctctgtgatttgccttcacatatttatacatggctatcataaacagtttaaaataaacagtttaaaagactATTAAGCCCTCTAAAAAcagtatatataaacatttccttctctttcctttccttcaaaggctttcctttgccttcttttctcttgcccatatttcctttccttcctttttttcttctctttcctttccttcccatcccttccttcttctcttctcttcccttcccttgctttcatttgccttcttttctcttgtccttccatcctccttcctttttctcttatcttcctttgcttccttttgctttgctttttccaACTCCCTCCTGCTACCTGAGGATTAGGATGGCCCCCTCcaggcctcccccccccctgccCTCCACCTGAGGTTCGGTGGATTTGGGGGCAAGGTGATTCTGTCTTTATTCTCTATTCATtctcaactctgtgattctatatttATTCAGTCAATGGTTTTTATGTCCGCTAGGTTATCGGTGGAGCCGGGCTGGACGTGGATTTCTCCTTGGAAAGCCCTTCTGGAGCCTTGCTGATCGATGAGTATCGGACATCGGACGGGGTGCACACGTAAGTGGCCCTCCCCACCCAATTGGCTTGTGTCCCCAGGTCTGCTAGCTATTTCAGGCAAATAGTAGCActtacaacagcaacaataataatacagtagagtctcacttatccaacacctgcttatccaacgttctggattatccaacgcatttttgtagtcaatgttttcaatacatcatgatatttcggtgctaaatttgtaaatacagtaatctctacatagcattactgcatattgaactactttttctgtcaaatttgttgtataacatgatgttttggtgcttaatttgtaaaatcataacctaatttgatgtataataggcttttccttaatgcctccttattatccaatatatttgcttatccaacattctgccggcccatttatgttgggtaagtgagactctactgtacattttattTATGACTGCCCTTTCCTAATGActcgaggcagggcacaacaaAGTCGAAAAcctatgaacataaaatatatgcattaaatgctgctgctcaatcgcatagttgtttccgactcttcgtgacctcatggaccagtccatgccagagctccctgtcggccgtcgctgcccccagttccttcaagttcaataAATAACATAGGTAAAAACacagaaatataaaaaaaacccatcacaGATACAGAATTGATATATGGTAGCAACAGAATGCACCAAAACCTGGGCTGGGTTTTGGAGGGACGGATCCAGGAGACTCCCAAGCTGTGGACACGGtctttcagggggaatgtaatcccatccaggactgggttgttgtatgttttttggactgtatggccatgttccagaagtattctctcctgacgttttgcccacatctatggcaggcatccagccatgaaagccttcgacaacctatccaggactggttgatacacttccatccccagattaggactctTGATGGAAAGCACCTTTGTTttctctggattcagtttcaatttgttctttttcatccagcccattacctcttccaaacatttattcagaggagatagGCTATACTTACCTAGCTTGAAGGCATGAAGAAATATATACGACACCTGGAGCAGGGATCTCTGCCTTGGGATAGGTAGCCCaacctttctttttgtcatggaattTGTCTTTTAAGTATTGATTTAATGTATAGGTGGGCAGTGGTCCCACTGACTATGCTAGTATGGTAATAAAGGAGAGTTTCAAGACAGATAAATGGAAATAGTTCTTCAAATGCTGGATATTTAAACTATAGGATTCTCTACCGCATGATGGGGTGATAAATTCACAAAAGAGAAGGCTAGCATTCATTATGGTTCTGCATTAGTCTCTAGTGTCAGGCACAACATGCCTCTCAATATATGAGTTAGTGTTGTGTAGAGCTTtgcatgttggactaggactctgggagaacaGGATCTGAATCCCAGCTTAGGCATGAAGGCCTcctgagtgaccttgagcaagccacacacattcagcttcagaggaaggtagTGGTAAACCACTTCCTCAGAATAAATCTTTCCATGAAACCCTATGAAAGGGAAGTCAACTTGAAGACTCAACAACAAAAGTACCAGATGCAgatttgattgtgcattcctgcatggaaggagttggactggatggccctggtggtttcttccaactctgtgattcaatTATTTCACAGGTAGGAAGGTGCTTTTGTACCTCTGTTCTACCATCATCTTGCTTGGCCACATGCATGCAGTATTTCATGCAGAATGAAGTACTGCCCTGGATGAGATTTGGATCTGATACAGTAGGGTTCTTACATTTTAATGTTCTTATAGATCGTTAATAAATGTAGAGTTAAATACTGCATTAAAAGTTGTCAAAATTGGCCGTATTAGTTGGGGTGAACAGAAATGGATCTAAACTTGCCAAAATCAGGAGCTGAAATAAATGTGTTCATAAAAGGGATTTAAGATGAATAGACACTGTTTGCCAATGTGATCTGAATGTTTTGTGCATATGTGCTCTTTTAGTATATTTGACTTTTGTGTTGTCTAGTTGAGATGGAAATATACTCTTTTTCTTATGCTGTCTTTTTCTTTGCAGTGTTGAACCGACAGAAAGTGGTGATTATAAGCTGTGCTTTGACAACTCCTTCAGTACCATCTCAGAGAAGTTGGTGTTCTTTGAGCTCATCTTCGACAGCCCCCAAGATGATGAAGACTTGAATCATTGGGCGGAAGTGGCTGAGCCAGAAGAAATGCTTGACATTAAGATTGAAGACATTAAGGTGGGCAAAGAAGCAAGGGGAAGATGATTCATGCAAATTAGCACAACAAACTCCCCATGAAATTAGAGAGACTGCATTAGCTTTGGATAGGGAACAGAACCAGATAAGGcactccccaagttacgaacgagATAGGTTCTGAACAGGTACTTTTTTTTAGTGTAACTCCAGTTTATgaattttcctggctgtatggccatgttccagaagcattctctcctgacatttcgcctacatctgtgacaggcatcctcagaggttgtgaggtttattgggaaactaagcaaaggaggtttacatatctgtggaaggttcagggtgggagaaagaacacttgtctattggaggccagtgtgaatgttgtaattaatcaccaaagctaaatatatatatttagctttggatagcatagggaaggattaaaacccctgtggtgtttgtttggctgtctgtgcccctgttcagaagatttcacctcactttctgtccctgtgataattgaagttttaaaaatgtggcttgtggaaATGAGGATTGATGAGAAACAAACTCCTGTCTTACAATTGGTGCCGCTTCCAGGGACTTGCCAAGGCAAAGTTGTCACCATCACACTGAAGACTTATTCCAGAGGAGGGTTATAGAAACTGTtttgatttgtattatatttGTTTGGCTGCCAAGTAGCTGTTTGTTAAGTCCTGATTTGATTTACTTGTCAAAAGATAGGAAGTCCCCAGTAAGACCCTAGGTCTATGCTGCGCTCGAAACAATGTAGTGGAGTCACATTCATCTTCACCAAAGGCCATATTTGCCTTATGGTTATTTTCAGAGGGCCATTGAAgctatggatggagaatccatgggtgcagagggccaactatagttTTGTTAACTAGTGGTTGGTTTTTTTAGTTCCTTTAGTTTTTACTCAATTTGAGtgcccagatgttattgaacaacaactcccaccaCTTTTGGTTATCCGCCCAATAGACTGGGGATAGTGGGAATTGTAATGCCACCCAAGACTTGTGGCTCTGAGTTCAGAGAAAGGTTAAAGAACATTtcaaagaatatttaaaaaatccacaaagaaaagttagtttttgccattttatttaagagTCACCTTTTTACTACTCCATTGtagataatgggacttgagtagcCATAGATGTTGGCATCCTTTGGgattcctggaaccaaatcccaacaTAACAAAGGCCCACCACATTTAATGTATATCATGCCTTCCTCCCAAAAATGGAACTCACAGTAAGACTGGGTTTTTGAAAAGacagtttaaaatataaaacattcaaaTAGCACAATCTTATTAATTTTTGCTGTTAATTTTTACTGACAGAAAAGAAAAACCGTAATATATCTAGACTAAAGTGagcaaacacattttaaaagaaaacatcctACTGATCTACTTTTGTAATAAGTACCAAAGAAATTAACACCTGACAACCCAATCACCATATCACAAAGAATAAAACccaacaacacacatacacaataatTTTACTAAAGCAAGGCCATATAACAAACATAAGACTGGTCTATAGACCTCTCACTCTCTTTCTACTGTTTTTTTCCCCACTAACTAGCtcattcccttttaaaaaaattgtacagTCACACTTCTACATTTAATAACATTCTACAAGCTCATAAATCTCACAAGTAATGATGACCCCCCCATTGTTGGAACATAttagggatattagatcagccccgtCCCTTCTGATCTTCCATAAGACACTGAAAACGTGGTtttggagaacttgtacaatagacatatatggaatgatgtgcaatgacttTTGGAACGGCCCAGAACATGCTTCTGAatgtttgaaatgttttaattgttttaatgtattttataatgttctTTTAATGTCCATTTGAACTGTActctgtttttaaggcatcaaatagttgcctatgtgtaaagctgccttgagtcccattcggggttgagaaaggcagtatagaaatgtcctaaataaataaattagggagTAAATCCAAAATCTCTTTTAAAATAGACAATTTTCCTTCTCTGTCAGCCTAATCAATTTTTCCATCCCATCTCAGATCACAAATCATCATTAGCTGTTTTTGATAACAGAAAATTCCATTAACATTGCAAttgtggctgtggcgcaggctgttgagcagctgcaataaatcactctgaccatgaggtcatgagttcgaggccagcccgtggtggggtgagcacccgtcaattaaaaataaaaaatagcccctgctcattgctgacctagcaacccgaaagatagttgcatctatcaagtaggaaataagataccacttataaaagtgggaggcaagtttaactaatttacgacttggaatgaggaagtgccatcagagtagatgatgaagcagctgctcccccctgtggccagaatcgaacatccccttaggagaaggttaaattgcctctgcgtctgtctgtctcggtctctgtttgatgtttttatgggcattgaatgtttgccctatgtgtgtataatgtgatccgccctgagtccccttcggggtgagaagggcggaatataaatactgtaaataaataaataaataaataaatttaaaacacatctctgCCTGGTAAAAAGCCTATGCCTCAGCAGCCAGCCAATTGCCAAATACCCACctgaattaaaatatatttattttgctgcTTAGAGCTCTACCTTTCCCATGCCATCACATTTTTCTCCCAGAGAATTTTGACTATTGGTGTCCAGGAAGGATTAATAGCCAGAAGTCTCTGGACAGGCAAGAAGTTTTAGTTTTGAAACCAACTTTGAAAGTTGATTAATTGGGAGGAATAATTAAGGTAAACCAGAAGCTTTTAGACAGCAAAGGAGTTTAGGGAAGCAATTAAGGGAGACAAGACATTCATACAATGAAACAGTTGCTAGAAACAGATTCAAATTAGTACAACAAACACGTAAAGAAACAAGGGGTGCCTTTGCAGATGAGATTTTGGCAAATGAGTGTCTCCTAGATACAGGGACTTTCTCAACTTATGGCATGGCGTGA
Protein-coding sequences here:
- the tmed1 gene encoding transmembrane emp24 domain-containing protein 1, translated to MAIDCAFSAWQDGFGLDGPGGLLSAYDEGSFLGSTEAPLKASAAPFLRGWRPRVSLPPGGGGGGRPRGPSFQPERRGLPPGALFSPQRAAGEGGPPFSGEGRACSMAAAAWLLLLFALLFGAPAGEAAAPGLPQDAEFTFLLPAGRRECFYQAAPGNGSMEVEYQVIGGAGLDVDFSLESPSGALLIDEYRTSDGVHTVEPTESGDYKLCFDNSFSTISEKLVFFELIFDSPQDDEDLNHWAEVAEPEEMLDIKIEDIKESIETMKSRLERSIQMQALLRAFEARDRNLQEHNLSRVNFWSAVNLTVLLLVSFLQVYLLKSLFEDKRRFWT